The DNA region GCGCATAAACTatcgcaagtgacacaaacatgacaaattgtcatgacaagatagcaaaacatagtccaaacaaaaagaaaatgtagcaggccgtaacggactcaacacttgattaccaccttaacctgcatcaattaAGGAGCAGAAACGCTAattaagaagtatgcatttgaaagtaaacagaaatggtaagtatggatatggggttacaaaagtaagtttttaaagtgaggagaacaaaccaaagtgaggtggagtaccaaagtgcgaacctccagctccaggcatattcgatccctctgatggatactgcacaaaggaggagatagttagcacaacactctatggctgtaggaatggcaataatggtgattacaaggttataaactaactcacaggagtgtatggagcctgtggagcaagtggacgagaaggcggtggcatcggtggcggagtttggcccattgcagcataaaggggcgtcatcatcgcataccactgggatcgttctgccaCTAGCCTCTCCTCGAACGTTCTCTCTAATTCGTGCTGGAGCCTTctttcttcatccagctgggcctacagtatgtcagcgcaatctcatcatcgttccaatgcaaagcatgtaaagatcgtggaggatgaatgaaatagaactaaccaggatttcgttcatcgcaatccgtgtaggttctgggcgagggcgtatacccggacctgagctcgtgctctgagctctaagctgagagagagagggagtggtggccgtatcgagtgtgtcgtcgccaatccagaaccggccatgtttcttgcctcctcccgccctcataaccacttccccatcaagatcatgctcgctcggatcaaagtctggctcggatccattcatcggtcataaaaccctgactagagcggccagtgtacatccactcacgatcatccatcctctaacatattgggaaacatacacatataatattttttattcagcaagtaatataaaaatcaatttcatctacctatacaattaattatttccatcaaatatttgtgttttaccataagagagaatcggcatgcatcaaactatctaataggtaaagataggtcctaatcccacccgacgatgtgtagattgggccgtttccatgctctactccgatccgagacagaatttcggcagcacctccccgctgttctccaaatacacgtctcggcaacaagccaagagaatgtgtatccggagaacaacggggagacgctgccgaaactctgtctcggatcggagtagagcattgaaacgaacccaatctacacatcctcggGCAGTCAAAAaatgtggacaattcgaaacagttacggttatagatatACAAAGACTTAcatatttataaccataactctttcaaacgggagatgcataggttacgcgacatgcacatcctaaagcctaaattagccaaaattcaaaattttggcggcacctcctttgtaataaatagcaaaactggCATAACAACACAGCAACACAGGCATGAAAAATATGGATGATACAACCATCTAAAGACTAATTAGAGGACAACCCAGACTGAAATATGAATCAACTTTCATAACCCATTCCCGGATAGTATTGCCACGAGGACTCCATATGATCTACTTCATGTGCTACCAGCAACACATGCTCACAATGACATGAGTCACATATGAAGTCCTCATGAAAATACTGTCCGGAGGAGGGGGGTGGccggaggagggaggagcacatggcttcaacGGCGCATGGcgtgtggcggtaccttgtacctgggcgtcggaggggggcgaCGCGGGGTGGCGCTGGCCGGCGTgggggaggcggcgtcgggcagcgcgcgacgacggcggcggcggagggggggcgggagcgctggcggcggcgggtcgaggcggtggcggagggggggcggcggcgctggcgacggaggggcgcgggccgaggcggcggcggcccataggggcgcagcggcggcggcggagggggggcggcaacgctggcggcggaggggcgcgggccgaggcggcgacgGCCCGCAGGGGCGcgggggcgctggcggcggcggcgggctgaggcggcggcgaaggggGAGCgggggcgggccgaggcggcggcggcaagaggGGAGTCGCGCGCGGGATAGTTTTCGATCTGTCCCCACGCGCGGGGTGGGAAAACCCTATATTCGGTAAATTGCCGAGTGtcgactttgccgagtgtcaaatctagaacactTAGCAAAGaacttgtttgccgagtgttaaatcaagacactcggcaaacaacttgtttgccgagtgtaaaagcaagacactcggcaaagaactgtgtttgccgagtgtgaaagcaagaacactcggcaaacacctaattttttttttgctacatatacacttaatgaattaaaaatagcaaatggacccagaaaaatgccaaattttaacatcgaatatgctatgttgtatattgagtgtagaaaaagtttcaaggtcaaacaacgattcaaacgtcacttcgggttcaaacctgatccgttctctctcgaaaccacgattcttcctcggagatgcttcggtttctaagcatcgtacgtgacaacttttgcgaaaccttctcaattttttatctcagcatctacgtatcatatcatgacactatggcaagtctcatgtttttcagacttcgtttgttttttttagaattaaaaaaccaataagctacatgttgctggtcgagtgttgccgcccagatgtttcaaatttcttttcatttcttgggtaaggcctaaaaatagactcaacaacatgaatatgatttttctacccatttttgttcattatttcatgtacttgcagatcaaatttgacttatatccattaaaagcctagaaatgcacttaatgaattagaaatagtaaacggacccagaaaaatgccaaattttaacatagaatatgctatgttgtatgttgagtgtagaaaaagtttcaaggtcaaacaacgattcaaacgtcacttcaGGTTCAAACCTGATctgttccctctcgaaaccacgaaTCTTCCTCgaagatgcttcggtttctaaacATCGTACGTGActacttttgcgaaaccttctcaattttttatttcagcctctacgtatcatatcatgacactatggaaagtctcatatttttctacccatttttgttcgttattttatgtacttgcagatcaaatttgacttatatccatcaaataatttcttatgaaaaagagttgtccataaagttagatttcgatggaacatagcaaacatgttatccatccaagaatcgccaaatgaagtcgcttttttgttccaccacttctcactatgctaccagctaccttctctgatgcacttaactatgaaccaagcaaaacccatagatCAGAAGGGCAGCTTGGTGTGTCAAGCTaatctgcttttgcttcttccacttggcaagcattgaaaattccttctttgtatggatgacagctggaatgatagtatatagcagagaaattccttttttaaggcaaggaagaagaattgtcattctccttcagagcacaactgattccaagggccgctcccaggagtccacatctgttgcatctcaatcttgaagcacgactgaattctaactccaagttcataacaatatcatccttaaaccatactgtagtagtaccggaatcgatgtgtggcggcctttggttggtttttattacgagaaagaaaagagaacaaaaggaaaccaaaaaggaaacaaagaaaaaaaatcttttgccgagtgcttcatatcgggcactcggtatgtttgccgagtgtccgttagacgacactcggcaaaggggcgactcgccgtcagctgccgaacggagggacacgtggcgcgttgtttgccgagtgcccgaattcgccgagtgttttttctctattttgccgagtgctgttgtttgccgagtgtttgttGAGGTATTTACCGAGTGCTTAATTATTTGCCGAGTGCGTTAGTCGGGCACTCGGCGTAGGtagttgtttgccgagtgcccgatataatgcactcggcatacacgtaggcactcggcatacacatcGTTTCCGGTAGTGAATTAGTAGAGCATCTTTTCTCTGGTGTTCATTTGTTCAAGGATACTGGAGCCTGGTTAACTTACAAGTTCCCCAGTAACTACAGCAAATGGATGTTCTACTAATTAAACTTCAGAACTGAGCTAGGTGTGCCTTTCTTCATGGAAGTCATAATCCTTATGTGTTGAAGCATTTGGACGGATAGGAATGACTTCATCTTCAGTCAAAGTAGCCCCAACAGTTGCAGCTTACAGGGCCAAATTCAAACATGAATTCACCATGGTTATCCATCGGGCAAAACCAGCATACACTCCCACAATTAGCAACTGGGTAGAGTCTCTACTGTAATTTGttgctttttttctttgttctttctctcttttttgttaCTTGTGTTTTTCTTGGAACTCTTTTCTTTAACCATGGTGAATATTGCTAGTGTACCCATAACAAAAATTCATCTGCTAGCGAAACATTTAGAATAAGACATTCAAATTAAGACACAATAATTAGTTAAGCACCAACAAGTACACATCATTACATTTATTTTCAGCTGAGAAGGTCATGAGTACCTAATCCTTCAGTACATACTCCACCCACACAATAAATTAGAGCATGGAATTTAGAgactgtttgacagagctctaACTCCAAAAACTTGTGGAATTAGGTAtctttagctctaaaaatttgtGGAGTTGAAGTTATATATACACTTAGTAATATTTAGGTAAgacatcttatttttattttaaactaaaaatagatatttaaatcactttattttaatatataaacTTCATATCTGATATGAAGTTGCGAGCTGGCCTGGAGCCATACAAACAGGGCCTTATATAAGATGGAGCTGATCTCTTAACGCCCTTGTGATGGAAATACACCGTACCACGAGAGCGCCAAACAAAGCCCCATCCAAAAACAACGATGAAATCAGACCTACCAAAGGGTGTCCATGCACTGACCAAGCAGTAGGAAGAACTGCACCCTGAAACACACTTGAGAGCTAGCCTGTCCATGCAACAGATTGCATGAACAAACTAAGCACAACTAGATCATAATGCTGCTCAAGGTTCTAGCTAATCTAGAAGTGGGACAAAAAAAACAGCCACGAAGGCATGTAAAAATGCATGCACCCCTAGCCTAAAAAGAAGTCTCTATTAGAGCATCAGGCAAGCTAAGTACTAGTATAAATAGTTATCATGCTCAAAAccaatcgaccaaccaaatcagtTTTTGTTGATCGATACCCGGGCGTTGAATTCGTCGGTGATGAAGGGCATGCAGCTGGAGCTGCGGGCGATGCCGCTGCCGGCTGCGGCGGCGTCCTTCACCGCCGCGGCGCCTGCCCTGACCTCCCTGGGGTTGATGCTGGACCTGGACCTGGGGCCGAGCTTGGCCCGCCGCCTGAGGATCTCCCTCATGGCCTCGGCCTGGAACAGCACCGGGTGCGTGCGCCCGAAGCCGTTGAACCTCTTGCAAACGCCCATGTGCACCCGGAGCGCTTCCTCCCGCCTGCCGCCATTCTTCTCGGCCTCCTCCGTCACGGCCTCGGCGCACAGCCCGCAGACCCACCGCCCCGAGAACCGGCCGCGCACGCCGCGGATGTACACCGGGGTGCACTCCTCCGACATACCGCAGCACTCGCACTTGGCGTCCTCCACCTCCGGCACGGggtgcagcagctgctgctgctgctggtcgGCCTCCTTCTCCATGGCGCcatgctggtggtggtggagctcgTAGGAGACGTCGGACACGGTGCGCTGGAGGGCATCGGACGAGGTCCGTCGCCGCTTCTCGACGTTGCCTGCGGTGGTGGCGTTGCCGATGTTGTTCGCCTTCACAATGAACGGCGCCGCCATGGCCATGGCGACCGCGCACGCCTCTCTGCTGGGAGCCATGGATTGAACCTCACTAACTAGCTCTTTGTGATTCTTGGTGAAGATGGGCTAAGATTGCAAGCTAACTGTTGCTTTGTATGAGATCGAGCAGCATGCATGGGGATGAGCTATATATTTATAGATGCTTGTGATTCGAGCATGCATAGCATTGGCCACACGATGTGTCAAAAAGGTGACGTGCAACTTGATCATGTAACTTGTGGTGGATAGGTGGTGCACCACTACAACCAAGATGGGCTGCAAATTGTGACCTCGAGATTTGGTAGAAAGCGCTGCCTGAGAGACCTTTTCGCCAAGTTGGGGAGGCAGCTTGAATCTGTGACGGGTTTTTGATCTCATGCACGTGATGCTGCGTGGGAAACGGCGTCAAGTCGAAAATGGCCGGTGTATGCAAAAGGTGATCGTGAAATCTCGCCAATTGCATCGCGGCCAATTGTGAATTGATCATGCTACTGTTGAAAGCGTGATCGCAAGATTTTGTTCACAGTTACGTTGCTTCA from Phragmites australis chromosome 8, lpPhrAust1.1, whole genome shotgun sequence includes:
- the LOC133925925 gene encoding uncharacterized protein LOC133925925; translation: MAPSREACAVAMAMAAPFIVKANNIGNATTAGNVEKRRRTSSDALQRTVSDVSYELHHHQHGAMEKEADQQQQQLLHPVPEVEDAKCECCGMSEECTPVYIRGVRGRFSGRWVCGLCAEAVTEEAEKNGGRREEALRVHMGVCKRFNGFGRTHPVLFQAEAMREILRRRAKLGPRSRSSINPREVRAGAAAVKDAAAAGSGIARSSSCMPFITDEFNARVSINKN